The Methanothermobacter sp. sequence CTGCAACACTTGCGTTGAAGCATGTCCAGGCGACTTCATAGAGGCGAAAACGTCCAGTTTGACTGTTAAATTACCAGAGATTTGCACTGCTTGCGGTTTATGCAAGGAATTATGCCCAGTAGATGCCATAACACTAGATGTTGAATTCGGACCGGCAAAACCCACAACAGAGGAAGGCGTTGTATGGGATGAAGAAAAATGCAAATTAGACGGTGCCTGCGCCAAGAAATGCCCAAATGAAGCTATAAGAGTCGTTACAGAGAATGGCTTCCAAATCCCTGGGAAGATAAAAGTGGACGAGGAACCATCATATAACATGTGCACGAGATGCGGTGCATGTACAGTAGTCTGCCCACACGGGGCATTAACACTCTCTGAAATAGACAAAGAAATCAATGGCCAGATCGTTAAAAGGAATAGGATACAGTACAATCCTATCAAATGCCAGCAGTGTGGTACATGTATAGAAGCATGCCCATATGACATGCTCAAACTCACAGAGGAAAAAGTGCCACTTAAGGGCTTCTGCATACTCTGTGACCAGTGCATAGACACTTGTCCAAACAATGCATTATCCCTGAAATAATACCCTCTATTCTCTTTTTTATTCTTTGGTGTATTTGCTTTTTATATGGATTCCCTTGTTTTTTAAAACTTCACCGTATTCCATTATCAGTTCTCCGCGGAGTATTGTCATTATCGGCTCTCCAATATATTCTTTGCCCTCGAATGGGGTGTAATGTGCTTTACTGTAGAATTCGTCAGCTTTTATTTTACCAGTTTTTTTAGGGTCTATGATTACGAAATCTGCATCCATCCCAATCTTTATCTGGCCTTTATTCTCGAGTCCGAATATGTTTGCTGGTCTTTCTGAAAGCATCTTTTGGATCCTGGCTAGTTTGAGGCGCTTTTTCTTGTTTAATGTGAGTAGTAGTTTTAGGGCCACTTCTAGGTTAGGTATTCCTGGTGGAGCGTCCCATATGTTTTCTTTTTTTTCTTGGAGTGTATGTGGGGCATGGTCGGTGGCTATTATATCAATCATTTTAAGGTCTTTGATGTTTATGGCTTCTTTTTCTGGTCTGAGTGGTGGGTTAGTCTTTGCAGTGGTTCCCCACTTTTTTAAATCTTTTGATCTGAGTAGTAGGTGGTGGGGTGTTATTTCACATGTTACGGGGGCTTTGATGGATCTTATAAGTTTTAGTGTTTTTTTTGAGCTTACATGGCATATATGGGTTGGGTGGTTGTAGTGGTGGGAGAATGTTATTGCGGTTGCTGTTGCAAGTTCTTCGGCTATGCTTGGCCTTGCGAGGGAGTATATTTCTGGTCTGGTTTCATCTTTTAGTTGGCTTGTGTAATATTCTATTATGTGGGGGTCTTCACAATGAAATGTTATTGGGATCTTGGACCCTTTTAGGGTCTGGAATATCCTTGATATTTTGTGGTTTTCTATTTTTTCTGTGAATATTTTGAATGATGCTGGTTTTAGCGGTATTATCTTTTCCATTTCTTTTGGTTTGTTCATGCTTGCGTGTAATCCGAAGTCTATTATGCTCTTTTTTGATGCTATTTTAATCTTTTTTTTAAATTCTTTTGCAGTGTTTGTTTCTGGTTTTGTATTTGGCATGTCCAGTATTGTTGTGAAGCCTCCATGGGCGGCTGCCATGGAACCTGTTCTGAAATCTTCTTTATATTCGTAGCCTGGTTCGCGGAGATGTACATGAGCATCTATAAGCCCTGGTAATATAATCTTACCCTTTATGTTTATCTTTTTATCAGCCTTTAGGGGTGATTTACTTATCCTGGCTATTTTACCATCCTTGACGCCAATGTTCACTATATTCTGGTTTATACTACAATTTTCAAGTGCTAGGTCTAACATCAATAAAAGATATTCACTATCGGTTATTATATTTTATTTTATGGAAGTTGAATATTCATTTGTAGAGGAGATTATCAGGGAGGATTTTCAGCTTATAGTAGATGATGCTAAACGCCCCCCATTGTATGGGAGTTCATTGTCTGACAGGCCTATTATAGCTGATTTTACAGAATATTCTCCTTTGCATAAGGGTCATAGGCATTGCATGTTCGAGGCCAAGAAGAAGATACCGGACGGTTTATTCGTGGCGGTTATCCCGGGGCCTTTGGAGCGCAGTGGAAGAGGCTTGCCCTATATAATGACTAGACATGCCCGTGCAAGGGCTGCTGTAATGGTAGGGGCTGATATTGCAGTTGAGGGACCCCCAATGGGTGTTATGGGCTCTGGACAATATTCTCTTTGTCTTGCTAGGATGTTCAAGGCCCTTGACGCTGATTATATCCCGCGGGGTTATAGGCCAATGGAAGGTTTCCAGGAGATCCTGGATAGGATAAAGAAGGGGCATAGGGTGGTTCCACGCCCTTATAAGATAGTTGACCTTGAAACTGGTGAGACAATATTGGAGGGTAAACTTGAAGAGGATAATTATGTCATACTATCACTTTCAAGAGCCCTTGGGAAGATAGGGTTCGATTTTAGGGATAAGTTCATTTTCGTAGAACGTTTAGAGGGTATAAGTGGCACCTTGATCAGGAAGGCCACGTCAGAGGGTCGGCTTGACGAAATAAAAGAGATGTTACCCCATGAAACGCTTAAGGTTCTCAGGGATGAAATCAGCCAAGGCAGAGCACCATTACATGAAATCCGCCTCGAAGATCGGATAATAGAAAACGCAAACCTCCTAGGACGTGATGAACTGCTAGACCTTAACTTGTTTGATGAAAAAACTGCTAACGCCATCATAGAAAATAGACCATTTAATAGTATAGAGAAGATATTGGATTGCATCCCACAAGGTTTTAGTAAACATTATAAGAATCGTATATTATCTGTGCTAGAGGCAAAAGTTCATAAAGGTCTGATTTCTAAGTATATAGAAAATTATCCTTCCACCGTAAGAATATTAGATTATAAGAATGAAGAAGTTTTAAAAGAGTTTAAAGATAGAATACCACATAGGAGGCTAGAGATATGGCAGTGAAAAAAGGAGATTTTGTAAGATTAGAATTCACAGGACGCGTCAAAGAGACCGGTGAGGTCTTCGACACCACCATAGAAGATGTTGCCAAAGAGGCCGGTCTTAAAATCAAAAAAGTCTTCGGGCCAGTTCCCGTGATTGTTGGGGGAGGCCATCTTATCAAGGGTTTGGATGAAGCTCTTCTTGGCATGGAAGAAGGGGAAGAAAAACATGTTGAACTTCACCCAGAAGAAGCTTTCGGTAAAAGGGATCCCAGCCTTGTAAGGCTTATACCGATGATAGAATTTAAAAGGCAAGGTATTAAGCCAAAGGTTGGTATGAGCATAACCTTAGAGGGTCATGAAGGCAGGATCCAGAGTATAGATGGTGGCCGTGTCCGTGTAGATTTTAATCATGAACTTGCAGGCAAAACCCTTGAATATGATATTAAAGTTGAGGAGATAATCAAGGATGATACTGAGAAGGTTAAGAGTATGATACAATTATATTATCCATTGGATAGGATCAACCTTGATAAGATCCAGGTTGAAATTGATGATGGTACAGTTAAGATTTACATGGATGAGTTGAGCCGCTTTGATAGAAGGCCATACATGGATGTTACCCTTTCAAGGTTCAGGATTGCCAGGGATATCTGGGAGAACATGGACATAGAAAAGGTGGAATTTGTTGACGCGTTCACAAAAAAAGAAAAGGAGGAGAATTAGAATTCAAGTTTTAATGTGACGATCTCAAAGGGGTTCATATTGAGTTTTATGGACTCGCCATCCATGATGATCTCTTTGTCAAATTCTTCATCCTTTTCTTCTAGCATGTTAACAACTTCTACACTTTTAGGTTTTTCGAAGAATCTTAAACAAGCTTTCGTATTTTTTCCAGTGGCCTCATAGAATCTTAGTATTACATGGTCTTCTTCTTCTGATCTTTTAAATGCTGTGAGTATGATATTGTCTGGTCTGATTTCCAGGAATGATTCGCTAGTCTTATATGCTTTGTTATCTAATTGTAGACTGATTAGTCCATAGTTGAATTCGTATCCCATCTTGTAGACTTTTGATTTTTTCCAGTTACCATTGTAAGGGTATATTGAGTATTTGAATGTGTATTCTTTGAATTCCATAGCATCTGGTACTGGTATTATGGGTCCTGCTTTTCCATCGGTTGATAATAGGTCTACTGATCTTAATAGCGTGAAGTATATGTTTCCATCCCTTATTTCATGTTCTGGGTTGCCAAGGTTTAGGAGTGCGACGCCTTTCCCATTTTCTTCATAGGCTATCCATCGGAGTGATGGGGACGTTCCTGAGGGTTTTTCCTTCCAATCATCTGCTGTGAAGTAGTATTGGTCTGTTTTCCTTGTGATGGCCCCGAATTGTGTTTCGGAATTGTAGGTGGGGTTAGTGAAGGGTGTTTCGAAGAGTACTCGTATTCTTGTCCGGGGATGCTTATTTTCTAATTTTATTTCGAAATCTATCCTGGGAATGTCCCTGTAGATTATTATTTTTTTGGTGCAGGTTAGAGATTTGTGCCTCCAGATTCGGGGTTTCCATTTTTTTGTTAGGCGGTAAGGCCATCTTAGTGAATAGTAGTCAACTTTAATTTCTAATACTTTTCTAAGATCTGAACCTCCTATGCGGATGTCTTTGACCTTGAAGGCACCATATTTTATCCCCTTGCTTGATTCTCTTTTCAAGGCTTCTTTCAATCCTTCTTTGTGATTGTATAGGTCTCCTATTTCTTCTTCGAGTATTATTTCATTGCCTTTGAGGATTTCTTCCCCGTCCATTTTAATTTTGATCAGCCCATTTTTTGGTGAATATGACAATTCGAAGAATCTGTTCCTGATAGTATTATCAAGGACTTCTATACTATCTTTTCCCTTTTTTCGCCCTTTTTCGAGGATTTTATATACTCTGTAACCGAGTGGGGGTGCTTCTGCTGTGAAACCTATCTTAGCAGATTTTATCGACCCGTCGGCGTGTCTAGTCTCTTTTAATACTTCAATGTCTATTTCTTTTCCTTCACATTCTAGCATGCTAATATTTTTTATTCTGTTTTCTTCAAAGTTTAAATCGACTTCAACCCAATTTTTGGAATCCCAGGGGAATGGATTATAGACTATTATGTCCCCTTTTTGGCTTCCTTTGGTTGTGATGGCCTTTAAAACTTTGGGCGTGAGTGTGGTGAGTTGTTGTTTGAGGAATTTTATGTTCTGTTTAACTTCTTCGTATACTTCATCGACTCCCGTGCCTGGGGCCACGTCATGAAATGCTAAGAATAGAAGTTTTTTCCAGCATTCATAGATTTCTTCTGGATAATGATTATCTAGGAGGAATTTTATGGTCGAGAATCTCTCGAAGGTGTTTAACCAGTTTTCATATTTTCGCAAGCTCTTTTTTATCCAAATTCTGCTTGATGCAACATCAGGGAATACTTCTGAGTATCGGCCACTGTACATTTCGCCTTTTCTAATTGGGAGGTTCTTGGTGGACTTTTCCAATTTTTTAAAGAAATTTTTTGATGTTGATATTATCATCTTAGAGTTTTTGTGTGTTTTGTTCCATTTTTTAACGATTTTTTCTGTGTTGGGTTGTGGCATTGTAACGCCGCTGCCTGATGGCATTAATATATGGTTAGTAGCTGCAAGTTCTTTGAGGGTTTGGAAGTTTTTTTCGAGTTTTTTGAAGTATAGGCCCGCCCTGTAACCTAGTGGCATGAAGTGTGTTAGTATCCTTGTCTTGTCGAGTCCTTCCCAGAGAAATTCTGATGGTTTATTCTCTGGGGATCCCCTTCTGAAGGCTAGGTACTTATAGCCACATTTTCGGTATATTTGTGGGAGTTGGGCGTTTAACCCGAAGCTGTCGGCTTGCCACATGACTTCTACGTCTAGGTTGAATTTCTCTTTTAGGTATTTTTTGCCTATGAGTATTTCTCTTATGAGTGTTTCTTCTTGTGGTAGCATTGTGTCTGCCATTAGGTATTCGCCGTCTGCTATTTCGATCCTCTCTTCTTTGATGTATTTTTTTATTTTATTGAATAATTCAGGGTATCTTCTTTCGATTTCTTCGAGGAGGTATGTTTGTTCTATTAAGAATTTGTAGTCTTTGGATTTTTCCATGAGTTTTATCACGGCTTTGAGTATCATGTCAATATTTATATAGAAATAGTCTTCTTTTGTGAAAACCCATATTGCATCGTAATGTGTATGTGGGACGAGGTGTATAACAAATTTTTCATCCATTTTGTTTCACCCTGGGGATGAATTTTTTTATGGTTTCTGCCCAACCTTTGGGCCCGGCCCCTTTTGCATGGTAGAGGTTTTTCACGTTTAATTTGGCCCATTTGCCATTGTATCCTTTTACGAGTGCTGGGATGTCTACGGCTTTTAGGAGTGGTTCATCGGTATATGAATCTCCTATGCCTATTGTTTTGATTTTTTCATGTTCTTTTTTGTAGAATTTTGTGAGGATTTTTATGGCTTTGCCTTTATCAGCCTCTTTGCCGAAGACGTGTATGAATCTGCCCCCTATTTGGACGTTGAATTTTCTTTTTAGTTTTTCCAATGCTTCTTCGTCGTATTCTGTGATGGTTTCGCTGAATTCTCTGTCCTTGGCGAGTTTGGCATCATGGATGTTTAGCCCTGTAATTTCTGCGATTTCTTCTGGGGTCATGTCTTGGTAGCCTTTTATCTTATACCCTTTTTTTTGCAGTTTCTTGATTTCTTTGATTATATTTTCAAGTTTTGTGCCTAGGAGGATAATTTCATAGTCGTCTGTCGGTTTGCCTTTCGTTTCTTTGAAATATCCTTTGGGGATGTAGATTGCTGATCCATCCTCTACTATGAATGGGTGGTATACTCCCATCTTTTCCCTTATTTTCTCCTGTTCTCTACGGGTTTTGGCAGAACAAAAAATAATGGGTATTTTGGCCTTTTTTAATTTTCTAAGAACTTTTTCGGCTTCACTATAGGAATATTTCTTGTCTAATAGTGTGTTGTCTAAGTCTGTGAAGATGATGTACAGGATATCACCTCAATTCCATGAAGATATTAGACTCTCTCTTTATGGAATTTATAAACTTTTTGGCGTTAATGTCTTTGATAGGTGGTATTATAGTATTCTTTGGTGGTCTATCATCCTTTAGGATGTTTTTATCCTTTAGTTCTTTTATTATTTTTTTTTGTAAGTTCTTGTCAGATAGCCTACTATAATAAATAGTTGATAATGAACTGAGTATCATATCCTTGATATGTTCTCTGCCTTTGTTTTCATGCATATGTGGGCTTAAAGTTTCTATCTGGAATACTTCAATCTCCTTTTTGAGATTTAGGTCGTCTGCGGATTCTAGCATGTGGATCAATTGGTAGGGTTCGAAGGAATAACCAGAAGAATATGCTAATCTTTCGGCCAGTTCCATGCTCATGGCATGCTCTCCTGCATTTCCAGTCTTTATAATATCGGTTTCATATCCTAATCGGTTGCTTAAAAGTAAATTCATGTATTTGTTCGTAATCCTTGAAACACGACCCCACTTTTCAAGATGTAATCCATTACCTGTGGCCTTTGGTTTATACTTCCATAAGAGCCTAACCATTGAATAAGGCGTCTTTGACATTGCAATTCCAATTGCAAAATCTAGAACATACTCATAGATTGATGTCGGCATATAATTGTCAGCATCAACAAAACCAACATATTTTCTTCCAAGGCATTTGTTTATTAGAAGGCCGATGATTAGGCCTTCGCCTTTACCATCCCTTACGATCCCATCACTGAGTATATTTGTATACCCGATATCTTCTAATACTGATCCGATAGTAGGGTCTTTCTGATGCGCGAAGATTATAGGGTCTCCTGCTATGTTGTGAAAATTCTCCACAACTTTCATCTCTTTTTCGCATTTTTCCTTGTTACTATTCGAAATTACTATTATATGACAATCAGAAGGTATTGAACGGATCACACTATCAAACAATTTTATATTTTCATTTTTAATGGGTATTATAATAGAGAAATCTTCAAGGATCTGCTTAAGATCTTCTTTTGGAAAATTAAGAGCAGATAAAGTTGAAGTTCTAGATTCTAATTTGATTATACTCTGTGGATAATATACTTTAATGGGGCCTATATTTTCAACGCCTTTAGGTGACTCGACAAGCATGATAATCTCTCCTTTCTAAATTATTGTTAAAGGGATAGTATAAAATTTTCCTAAAAATTGGGATTTGCACTAAAATATTAGAAGCTCGGTTTATATCTTTATCCACAAATAATGGAGGCCGGTGGCTTATATTTGGCAGCGAAGTTCTTATTGGTGGGTGAATATCTGATATGTGAATTTTAGATAACTTTTTTTGTGTGGTGGGAGTTTAAGGTCAACATATTAATTTTTATTGCTATTACAATTATCATATAAATGTGGTTGCGTTCGGTTGGTTTTAAACTTAAAAAAAAGCTTAACATTAGTCAGGGTGCAATTTCTCAAGTCTGGATTCATATGTCTCTGGGTATTGTTATGATGATTATTGGACGTTAATATGATTTTTTTGTTGATTTAATATGCGGTTCTGGTTTTGAAGGTGTAATAGTCGCAGAGGAGATTTCCTTGAAAATACCCCATAGTGTGGGGGGGGTATAATCAATTTTGTTGACGGGGCCTTTCATTTAAAGGGTTTCATGGCCAGGTTATTATTGGGGGGATTTCAACTTCTTTTATCTTGTTTTTTATTGCTTTGGGCCAGTTATCGGTTTCGAAACCTTTTTGGGCTAAGAATCCGAACACCCATCTTGTGAGGCCTATCCCTGTGCATCCTGTCCATATTTTTTCTCCGTGGGCTTCTTTTATTGAGAATCCTTCTATGAAGTGTGTTCCGTGCACATTAGCTGATATGACTGCCACTCCTTTTTCTTCTCCGGGAAGTGTTATTCGCATTTCGTATTTTGGTATGTCTGGGAATTCTATGCCCCTTTCTTCTATTTTCCGCCCTTCTAGGTAGAATGGGTCGTCTCCGATTTCGGTGTACCATTCAAGTTCGAGTTCATCTGATAGTTTCTGTGATAATTCAACGGTTTTGTTTCTTATTTTTTCTGTTTGTTCTGGGGTTCCAAGCCAGACTAGTTCTATTCGTTGGAATTCGTGGACTCTGTCTAGTCCTTTAGCGCCTCCGGCTTCCCATCGGTAGGTCCATCCGCTGCGGTCATAGAATTTTATTGGTAAATCCTCTTTGTCTACTATTTCGTGTGATAGGAATTGGTAGAAAGGTTCGCATTGTGCTGGCGCTATAACATAACCCGGATCTTTCAAGCCTTTTTTGAGTAAGTCTATGGGTATCTCTTTTTTTATTATGAGCTCTTTTTTGAATTTTTCGAAAGTTTCAGGGTCTCTGCGCGGGGCGTTGCAATAGTACATGCCTTCTGGTAATCCTTCGAGGTATCTCATTTTTTGCATTATTGGTAGTGGTATGAGTTTTGGGAATAGGCATTCTTGGAACTTTAGTGGTTTGACGATCTTTTGGATTACAAGTTCTTCGAGGGCCCTATGGAGGGCTGTGATGGGTGGTGTGTAGAACCATTGCCCCCTCCCTGGGAATTTTTTAACCCATCCACGCCTTATAGCCTCCTCTGTAGGGTCTCCAGTGAATATTGGCTTGTAAGGTCTGCTTTTAGCCACTATTTCCCCGGGTTTTGCCTTTGTAACCTTCACTGTTAAGTCTTCTTCAAATTCTATGATGTTTTTGACTTGTTTAACCACACGGTCAATAACGTGTCTTCTAAGCTCTTTTTCATCTAATGGTTTGAAATGGATTTTTAGGGTGTCTTCTTCAATTTTTAAAGTGTTTACAAAGGGTAATTCTTTGATCTCATCTAATTTTTCTTCTGGGACGTCTCTGGATATTTTTGTGTTGAAAGTGTAATCGTCGGCAACCATTTTACGGATCCCGATATGATATTTTGGTCCTAGTAGTTGGGTTAATGGTTTTTTAAGTCTTAAAAGTCCGTCATGGGCTCTTACTCTCCTACCTGATACTATTGTCAGGTGGATCTCTTTGCCTTTGACCTCCCATTGGATTATTTTTGAAGCGTCTTTTTCCTCCTTTGAACCCTTTAACAAGAGATCCTTATTGGCTCTTTCTATGAATTCTTCTATTTCTTCCATTGCGGGTGATACGTCTTTATTGAAAATTATTCTCCCTTTGAGTTTAAATTTCATTTAATCACCATATTTTTTCGATTATCATTTCAGAGACTAGTAGATCGTCGATACTTTGACGTATACTACCTATATATTCACTTTCTAACCTGAATATTATACTCTTACCTATTATCTCACCATCTATGAAACCTCGATTGTCTGGTTCAAGTGCTTTGAAGGTTATCCAAGCAGTTTCATCGTCTTCGTAATCTAATCTGATTTTTGCTTTTATCATCATACTTGCACACATCCCTAACCGACAAGG is a genomic window containing:
- a CDS encoding peptidylprolyl isomerase, with the translated sequence MAVKKGDFVRLEFTGRVKETGEVFDTTIEDVAKEAGLKIKKVFGPVPVIVGGGHLIKGLDEALLGMEEGEEKHVELHPEEAFGKRDPSLVRLIPMIEFKRQGIKPKVGMSITLEGHEGRIQSIDGGRVRVDFNHELAGKTLEYDIKVEEIIKDDTEKVKSMIQLYYPLDRINLDKIQVEIDDGTVKIYMDELSRFDRRPYMDVTLSRFRIARDIWENMDIEKVEFVDAFTKKEKEEN
- the mpgS gene encoding mannosyl-3-phosphoglycerate synthase, with product MLVESPKGVENIGPIKVYYPQSIIKLESRTSTLSALNFPKEDLKQILEDFSIIIPIKNENIKLFDSVIRSIPSDCHIIVISNSNKEKCEKEMKVVENFHNIAGDPIIFAHQKDPTIGSVLEDIGYTNILSDGIVRDGKGEGLIIGLLINKCLGRKYVGFVDADNYMPTSIYEYVLDFAIGIAMSKTPYSMVRLLWKYKPKATGNGLHLEKWGRVSRITNKYMNLLLSNRLGYETDIIKTGNAGEHAMSMELAERLAYSSGYSFEPYQLIHMLESADDLNLKKEIEVFQIETLSPHMHENKGREHIKDMILSSLSTIYYSRLSDKNLQKKIIKELKDKNILKDDRPPKNTIIPPIKDINAKKFINSIKRESNIFMELR
- the serS gene encoding serine--tRNA ligase — encoded protein: MKFKLKGRIIFNKDVSPAMEEIEEFIERANKDLLLKGSKEEKDASKIIQWEVKGKEIHLTIVSGRRVRAHDGLLRLKKPLTQLLGPKYHIGIRKMVADDYTFNTKISRDVPEEKLDEIKELPFVNTLKIEEDTLKIHFKPLDEKELRRHVIDRVVKQVKNIIEFEEDLTVKVTKAKPGEIVAKSRPYKPIFTGDPTEEAIRRGWVKKFPGRGQWFYTPPITALHRALEELVIQKIVKPLKFQECLFPKLIPLPIMQKMRYLEGLPEGMYYCNAPRRDPETFEKFKKELIIKKEIPIDLLKKGLKDPGYVIAPAQCEPFYQFLSHEIVDKEDLPIKFYDRSGWTYRWEAGGAKGLDRVHEFQRIELVWLGTPEQTEKIRNKTVELSQKLSDELELEWYTEIGDDPFYLEGRKIEERGIEFPDIPKYEMRITLPGEEKGVAVISANVHGTHFIEGFSIKEAHGEKIWTGCTGIGLTRWVFGFLAQKGFETDNWPKAIKNKIKEVEIPPIITWP
- a CDS encoding glycoside hydrolase family 38 C-terminal domain-containing protein, which gives rise to MDEKFVIHLVPHTHYDAIWVFTKEDYFYINIDMILKAVIKLMEKSKDYKFLIEQTYLLEEIERRYPELFNKIKKYIKEERIEIADGEYLMADTMLPQEETLIREILIGKKYLKEKFNLDVEVMWQADSFGLNAQLPQIYRKCGYKYLAFRRGSPENKPSEFLWEGLDKTRILTHFMPLGYRAGLYFKKLEKNFQTLKELAATNHILMPSGSGVTMPQPNTEKIVKKWNKTHKNSKMIISTSKNFFKKLEKSTKNLPIRKGEMYSGRYSEVFPDVASSRIWIKKSLRKYENWLNTFERFSTIKFLLDNHYPEEIYECWKKLLFLAFHDVAPGTGVDEVYEEVKQNIKFLKQQLTTLTPKVLKAITTKGSQKGDIIVYNPFPWDSKNWVEVDLNFEENRIKNISMLECEGKEIDIEVLKETRHADGSIKSAKIGFTAEAPPLGYRVYKILEKGRKKGKDSIEVLDNTIRNRFFELSYSPKNGLIKIKMDGEEILKGNEIILEEEIGDLYNHKEGLKEALKRESSKGIKYGAFKVKDIRIGGSDLRKVLEIKVDYYSLRWPYRLTKKWKPRIWRHKSLTCTKKIIIYRDIPRIDFEIKLENKHPRTRIRVLFETPFTNPTYNSETQFGAITRKTDQYYFTADDWKEKPSGTSPSLRWIAYEENGKGVALLNLGNPEHEIRDGNIYFTLLRSVDLLSTDGKAGPIIPVPDAMEFKEYTFKYSIYPYNGNWKKSKVYKMGYEFNYGLISLQLDNKAYKTSESFLEIRPDNIILTAFKRSEEEDHVILRFYEATGKNTKACLRFFEKPKSVEVVNMLEEKDEEFDKEIIMDGESIKLNMNPFEIVTLKLEF
- the pyrC gene encoding dihydroorotase, whose amino-acid sequence is MLDLALENCSINQNIVNIGVKDGKIARISKSPLKADKKINIKGKIILPGLIDAHVHLREPGYEYKEDFRTGSMAAAHGGFTTILDMPNTKPETNTAKEFKKKIKIASKKSIIDFGLHASMNKPKEMEKIIPLKPASFKIFTEKIENHKISRIFQTLKGSKIPITFHCEDPHIIEYYTSQLKDETRPEIYSLARPSIAEELATATAITFSHHYNHPTHICHVSSKKTLKLIRSIKAPVTCEITPHHLLLRSKDLKKWGTTAKTNPPLRPEKEAINIKDLKMIDIIATDHAPHTLQEKKENIWDAPPGIPNLEVALKLLLTLNKKKRLKLARIQKMLSERPANIFGLENKGQIKIGMDADFVIIDPKKTGKIKADEFYSKAHYTPFEGKEYIGEPIMTILRGELIMEYGEVLKNKGIHIKSKYTKE
- a CDS encoding HAD-IIB family hydrolase, with amino-acid sequence MYIIFTDLDNTLLDKKYSYSEAEKVLRKLKKAKIPIIFCSAKTRREQEKIREKMGVYHPFIVEDGSAIYIPKGYFKETKGKPTDDYEIILLGTKLENIIKEIKKLQKKGYKIKGYQDMTPEEIAEITGLNIHDAKLAKDREFSETITEYDEEALEKLKRKFNVQIGGRFIHVFGKEADKGKAIKILTKFYKKEHEKIKTIGIGDSYTDEPLLKAVDIPALVKGYNGKWAKLNVKNLYHAKGAGPKGWAETIKKFIPRVKQNG
- a CDS encoding nucleotidyltransferase family protein; translation: MEVEYSFVEEIIREDFQLIVDDAKRPPLYGSSLSDRPIIADFTEYSPLHKGHRHCMFEAKKKIPDGLFVAVIPGPLERSGRGLPYIMTRHARARAAVMVGADIAVEGPPMGVMGSGQYSLCLARMFKALDADYIPRGYRPMEGFQEILDRIKKGHRVVPRPYKIVDLETGETILEGKLEEDNYVILSLSRALGKIGFDFRDKFIFVERLEGISGTLIRKATSEGRLDEIKEMLPHETLKVLRDEISQGRAPLHEIRLEDRIIENANLLGRDELLDLNLFDEKTANAIIENRPFNSIEKILDCIPQGFSKHYKNRILSVLEAKVHKGLISKYIENYPSTVRILDYKNEEVLKEFKDRIPHRRLEIWQ
- a CDS encoding KEOPS complex subunit Pcc1, whose protein sequence is MMIKAKIRLDYEDDETAWITFKALEPDNRGFIDGEIIGKSIIFRLESEYIGSIRQSIDDLLVSEMIIEKIW